Genomic window (Maylandia zebra isolate NMK-2024a linkage group LG11, Mzebra_GT3a, whole genome shotgun sequence):
ACAAAAGTTTGCAATTATGTTTCCTGGATTAAGAACACAATGGCATctgaatgaacagaaaagatTCATGCCAGCTGGTTAATTTCAGTAAAGTCATCTACATGATGTGTGGTGTGTACATAtatgtctgtttgtgcgtcattTGAAGTTTCTAAAAAGAGAACACGTGTCTGCCTTGTGCTTAATATTTTCCCAGACATACGAGTTCTCTTTTAGACCTTACCTAGCAGTAAAGTGACAGGCAATGTGCTAAAACAAGTGTGTCCAAAGTATTTGGCTTTGAAAAGCCCACTTGTGTGTAATTCAAACTTTAGTATGTAAGACCGTAAATCAAGATGTCACGCAGGAATTTTATGCAGTGTGTGACACATCTAGCAGCCTCACATGCCGTCACAGCATTTGCAGTTACAAGCCCTGATTCAAAATGGCTTTACAATGAATAGGCATCCAAGTTTCATGCTCAGGGATGTCTTAGTAGTTAAGAAGCAAACCGAGCACTTAAAGTCAGGCAACAATAAATCACAAAGAGCAAAATACGCCGCCACACTCCTCTCTGTGGGTTGAAACTGTAAAGCATGTTGCACACAGGGCGACTCTCCATAATCACTGATTATAGTAGAGTGCTGCTGCAAATGTGGTACAGTCAGTTTCATGATGTATCGGTTTAGCGTTAATGTTAAGCTATCAGCTAAAGAAGTAAGCATCTGTCACAGCAGCACAGCATCAGGTGCACACATGGGAATGCTCGATTAGAAAATCCTGAAATGATTTAAGTGGATTTCGGTTTCCTGGGTGTGGCGCAGAGCAGCTGAGTGAGTCACCAGGCACTTGCTTGACCACCACATAAAGACCGGGACCTAACAAGGTTTCTGAGGACTTTTATCCTCCTCGTAGCCTCCCTACAACGCCCCCCCCATAAAACAAATGCTATATGGCATGTGGGGGCTGACATGTTTTTTAGAAAGCATGATCCTGGTCGATATGTTTATTCTGGCAACacagctgtctgtgttttgaATCCATCTGGAACCCCAGAAACCATGTTTATGAGCTACTTAGAGGTTATGGCAGGTTGGTAAAGGCATCTTCATCCTTCTGCAGTGCGCTTTAGAGGACACATTCTTGATGTGGCCACAAACTAATGCAGTTTAACCATCAGTAACTGTAAGGATTAGTCAGGCATATGATAGAAGAAACCACCAGTTTAGCCATGATCTTTTCAAATAAGCTCGGTTATGAAAAGGGATGggaagcaaaggaaaaaaactgaGGAGCTGAGTGGAATAAAAGTAACATGTGAAAAGCTTTCATGAACTCTAAATGTGTCCATCTTAATAtataataacaaaaacatttaatagaGATGATAAATTGAACTGACAAAATCATAAAAACACAGCTTAATGCATACACTGATATCATAAATCAGTATCATATGAGACATTGGCACACAAGTATTGCCATATACAGCTGGACTTTAGGAGAAGTTTAAATCAGGAGCATTGTTTGAAGAAGTTTCTGTTTGAACCAATAAATCTGCAGCACATTGTTGGAAAGATTCAAAAACATAACCATTAAGTGAAGCTTGTTCACCAGCCCTAAGCACGCATGGGCTCCCTGCGTGACATCAACGTCCCTGTGGCTGCTATTTGGGCATGTTGATGGCTACGGCCAGCTCAGAGGGTGTGGACCATCATGAGTGGTCAACAGAGTTCCCTTAAAGACACTCTCCAGGGATGTGATCATGTTTAAATCAAGAGTTGTAGGCAGCTGTGGAATAAATCATCTGGGAGAGTTTTCTTCTTCAGAGAGGGCAGACTGTTTTCAGTTGTGACACAGAGGAGTGAGTGTCacatagtgtgtgtgtatagtgtgtgtgtgtgtgcatgtgtgtgcaagtgtacacacacacacacacacacacacacacacacacacacacacacacacacacacacacacacacacacagaggagtgAGAGCTGGCAGCATTTACCAAAATTAGACATCCTCACCTTGGAGCCTCATTTTAAAGGCAGGTCAATATGACATGTTGCAAATATTCATCATTAGCAGTCTTGTTAAAGCAAACAGCAACTGTATTTTTATGATCCCATATGctgttttctttactttgtttgttttgttttttagtattttaggttcttttaatatgaaaacataGCGCAATGTAACTGGTATCATATACATTGTTAATTTAAATCACAGCCTCAACCCTTTATTTTTAACTTGACGTGTGGCGTTTCAGAAAAGAACCACAAGAGGGCAACATCTAACTGTGAACAAACCCTTAAATGAGcgaaaatgctgcacacacgGTAACAACAGCttctgtaaaacataaaaacataaaaaggatTTTCAGCTTACAGCTTTGAACAGCCTGATATGGTTTTTACACTGTTAGTGGATGGAAAGCTTCTATCTGCAAGCTGCAGATCATTGTAAGATGAATTGTCATTGTAACTGAAGTTAAGATCGGTCTCATTGATAGGCTTTGACTGATTACATTTATCAGTTGATTGTCACCAACAATAAAACGGCTAGAGATTTTTCATACATTAGATTTATGACATTTTGGATTACACTTATAACAcattaacaattaaaaaaagagttaaatatatatttttaaaaaacaacaacaataagtaAACAGATAAATAATGTTCGCACCAAACGTCGGTTTTTTGCTCCGCAGAGCATCTGTGAAATGCTCCTATAATGGGAAGCTTGGGAATTCCCTTCTTTACAGCAAACGGCAGCATGGTCGGAGGTCACTCTCTACACATCTCCAtggtaaagaaagaaaacataacAGCTGTATGCAATCTGCACAGTGATGCCCTCACGTTAAATGGACCACCGCCTTGCTCCTGACGCACGACTGACTCAGCGAGGTTGCGTGAGcgtgaaaaaaaaaggaggccCCCTCCTCTCCTACACTACACTTTAAAACTCATGCATTTCAAACCAAGTTCTGAGACAAAGAGAACTCCGGGTGGATATCACATAATTCTACATGAAGCCAGTGTTAACATCAGGTAGGGTTAAAAATATGtggtttcattattttattcatgctcttattattattattattattattattattattattattattattattattattattattatttgtttttgcttgGAAACTAACATTCGACTTAAGTGGTATAATAATAGTATATAGTATTATCCTATATTGAaagttttatatataaaatagaATTAGAtacattaaaattaaacaaaaattcTGATCAGTTACTTCAGCAAATTGTTATttctatatacatatatatgttgtATCACTTTTTTCCGTATGCTTTCGCACAATAGGGCACAGTTCTTTTGATAACACCTTCTAGGATTATCAGCCGTGATAACTTGATCACTGGTTAATACAGTGCAATTATAGATAAATTCTGTGGTGTATTTCACCCCTGACTGTAGATTGGTAATGAGTCCCACAAACGTTTTgcataaaacagttgttttcacTGAATTCTTTTTCTCCCAGTCTGAGTGTCTGTGTATATTCCAATGGATAAATTTAAAGGTATGACAAAGAGATCTGCTCAGAAAAGTTTCAGTCTTTAACCGATTTTTGTCATGTGCTGCTAAACAGAAAACATCTTTCACTGCAATGTGTTGACATTTTGACTGACAAGCTTTCTTGACTGTATTTAAAACTTTACTGATATGTGTTGTCTGTGTCTCCTTAGGTGAAATAAATGGAGCTAAAACCTTTATTGAAGAAGCTGGGTTCAATAATCCGCGCCATCCTcacttttgtctttgctttggccGTCCtgggtgtgatggtgtgggCCTACGTTCAGGGCTATCAGCTGGTGTCGTCCATGTATGGCATCATCTCATTTGGCATTTATGGACTCCTACTCTCACTCCATGTGTTGGTCCAGAGCTTTTTTGCCTTTGTTGAGCACCAGCGAATGAAATCTCGAACAAAACCATGCTCCTATACCAAAACAATCGGTTTTACTATATCGGCTTACCAAGAGGACCCTGTTTATCTCAGAGAGTGCTTGAACTCAATCAGGGCCCTCAAGTATCCCCCTGAGCTGCTGCGCATCATCATGGTGATAGATGGGAATTCAGATGATGACCAGTATATGATGGACATGTTCAAAGAGGTGTTTGCAGACCAGGATCCGGGCTACTATGTATGGAATAACAACTATCATACCTGGGATCCCACCCAGGTCCAACATGATGAAGAAAATGGCTCAGCAATGGGCATTGAAGGGGGTTCTGATTATGTGGTAGGAGAGGATCCACAGAGAAAAGAAGTAGAGCGCCTGATCCAGACCAAGAGATGTGTGTGCATCATGCAGAAGTGGGGAGGCAAGCGGGAGGTGATGTACACAGCATTTAAAGCCCTGGGGTCATCGGTTGATTACATGCAGGTATCTACTTTTACttaagtgttttctttcttatttttttatgaaaataaaaatgaaatgtttcCAATTTTCAATGACGTTATGTCTCATTTCTCAGGTGTGTGATTCAGATACGAAGCTGGACCCTTTGGCCACGGTGGAATTGTGCAAGGTATTGGAGAGTAATCCCAAGTATGGGGCTGTAGGAGGGGATGTGATGATCCTCAACCTTAAAGACTCTTACATCAGCTTCATGAGCAGTCTCAGGTACTGGATGGCTTTCAACATCGAAAGGTCCTGCCAGTCCTTCTTCAACTGTGTGTCCTGCATTAGTGGCCCTTTAGGTAAGGGAACTCTTTTCTAGCTAAATAGTATTATATTAAAGGCTTAAAAGCATTGATGTAACTCATTGTAACCAACATCTTTTGAATTTGTCATTTCTTGTACTTGTTCATGCAGGTCTGTATAGAAATGATATCCTTCAGCAGTTTCTGGAATCGTGGTACAATCAAATGTTTCTGGGAACTCATTGTACATTTGGTGATGACAGGCATCTCACCAACCGTATGCTGAGCATGGGCTATGCCACTAAGTATGTTTTCTAGATATTATTAGGCACAGAAATTACATAATAGGACCCAACAAAGCTCAGTAGCTACAATAATGATCCTACAACATCAAACAAGCAGGTTCTAAAGGTCTATTTTTTACCCCCTTTCTTCAGATACACTGCTCGCTCAAAATGCTACACAGAAACACCCGCTCAGTTCCTTCGCTGGCTCAACCAACAGACTCGCTGGACAAAATCTTACTTCCGGGAGTGGCTCTACAATGCAATGTGGTGGCACAAGCACCATCTCTGGATGACCTATGAGTCCATCGTATCAGGTATTTTCCCCTTCTTTGTCACGGCCACCATAATCCAGCTGTTTTGGACAGGCACTCTGTGGGACATCCTCTGGGTTCTGTGCTGCATCCAGCTTATCGGGCTGGTGAAAGCAGCCTACGCCTGCATCCTGCGGAGAAACATGGTGATGGTGTTTATGTCACTTTACTCAGCTCTCTACATGACCAGTTTGCTGCCTGCTAAGTACTTTGCCATTCTCACGATGAACAAAAGCAGCTGGGGAACATCGGGCAGGCGTAAGATGGTTGGTAACTACATTCCACTCCTTCCCCTGTCGGTGTGGGCTGCCATTTTATTAAGTGGACTTGGTTACACCATCTACAAAGAGAGCAAAGAGGACTGGTCAACTGAGgctaaaaaaatggaaactaGATTTCTTATTTATGGCTGTGTAGCCTACGTATGCTACTGGGTTCTTATGATGTTCCTCTATTTTGTGTGGTTCCACAGAGCATGTAGAAAGCGTTCTGGAAGTTACAAAGTGAACGTATaaagctgggcatacactgtgtgttattcagctcctgctcaaactgaatcgcaggggttagaagtttgtaggtcacgatgcagggtctcacactataagGCCCGATGCtgtgatgcgacctgagtgctcacactggtCGTGTTAGTCGTGTTAATCGCTTTTCGTTTACTACATGATGCACGGCACACGATTAAGAAGAAAATTGGGCTGATCCCCAAAATGGTCGCACGACTGAAAAGTCGTCTCAAAATGGGGCCAAAAATCACACAGTGAATGTTCAGCTTAAGTCTGAAGAGCAAAAgtaatttattcaaatttaaacctgactatgtgtatttattttgtgtcaCATTACTGAAGGACAGGGATGTTCTACAATGCTGCtaaagaaataaactgaaaactcTTTTGagagtcaaaaaaaaaagaagaagaacagtaTTGTTtctaagattggggaaacctgcagtcagctgagactgaagaagtctctTGGATGAgggacgaaatgtttctcccactgaagacgctacgtccagatgaaccgAATCAACTTTTgcagaaaaagaatgaaaataataaaatattaaaaatctgTATATAGAGACAAACAATTTTTTATATGGAGATGGTGTTAcgtattcttttttaaattacactGAGATGTTTTGTTGTCTGAGGTTCTCTTTGAGGTTAATGGAGGTGATGCGTTtgcataatatttatttatcagaattgtggttttttttaatgtttgtgtatgtctatgctgataatttaatttaattttaattttaccaACACAACAAGTTCAAAGGTGTGTAAGGTTTCTACAGCATTGTTGGTGTCATTGCACTGGATCCTGGATGCAACTTTCTGCAGCACTGCAAGCTTACTTGAAAATAAATGTTATAATATACTGCagtatgaaattaaaacaagcagaaaactGTTAAATTACTGCGACATGAATCAAGAAGGACTTAAATAATGTATCACATTGTTTGCTGTATCAAGAAAAGTGAAGTAGGGATGTATTTTGTACAGTGCACTTTATTCAATGCTTTGTTGGAGAGAAAATTTGAGAAAacatatgtattttttatgaaTCACCTTAGCAATTGTTTGTAATGGTGGAATTTTTtaggaaaatgtgaaaaagaaatgacGAAATAAATTTGTTTTATCATGGACACTTTTGTCTCTGGTACAATTCATGTTACCAATGGAAAACTATGGAAATGCTGACTtggtaaatgaaagaaaagtggACACAAAGTTACATAACACAAGAACATTTCTAACATTCCCACATAATTCACAAAGCACAAAACCAAAGTCTTCAAATGTCTGTGCTGGAAATGCATGAATTCAGGGTGCGACTATAGGGGACGAAAATCAGTCATTCACACAGTGATAGATTATGGTGCAAAGCACATTTAGGAATATAAATCAAACACAGTTTTTCCACATATGGCTAGgtagtatatatattttttcacataTTAACAGATTATCGTGGTGACTATTCCCGGACTGGAAATTAGATTAGCAGTGTACACTACAAGTCTGGAAACaccccttatttctttatattttgcttccaaggagacaGTCTTTTCTTgtgatttttaaagtggtcttaagCAGTAggtctccaggctttctgaaggtatttcagtgcttttctttggacattggctactTTATTTTAAATTCGTTTGTGATCTAGtcctattcatttttttttttttttttttttttttgtgtcccgtttggatctttagccatcagaattgttgtcttaaggccaagaaagatgccaagcggatttattttaccaagtggatcatcatggccttgccatattggtccatttgattgacctttattataattatgaatttattttcttttcagttgctacaaacgggacagacatgactgggggataggacagggagaaagaatgaaagaaagagagggagagaaagaaaaccaaaggggagaagagacgatgagaagggggggaagaaagagaaaaaaaacaaacaaaaaacaaaaaaaacaaacaaacaaacaaaaaacaaacaaacacctgggtcacctgtatggagaaaaaaaaacagaagagaaagcaaacaacaaagagcaacataataaaaaaaaagaacggcaccatcacaataaactagctagcagtagatactaaataataaacgatattgtgaagcacgcaagatagacagcgcacaatgtgctttgaggcagcagccaagaaagctgtagtccgcgtctgtgaatacctgtgtgaacacccgtgtgcatacctgtgtggatcagcatgcttgcattccaaaggtttctccatgtaacgatctgctagggagtgtggggagccacagccccgtcctccagggtatgaagcaggtatggaggagatcaaagctccagacatccagaggctcccagaacacaagagaccaaggaagaccaacagaggggcagccacgccactgtcccagtaagagctgaggagagtcccagatgagggctcactcagcagccgcggagcagaagccagggggagttgcagtgacgcgcccgtgagctccgccggccgccagctgtgcctgagtgaccgagccccaggccgagaggccgggggcaccccacctccgaagtggcccgagcgagccccaggctccaggccccgataagcggccgccaaggagtgagccggtgtgtacctggacgcccatccccagacacaaagaaccaccaacgcaccgatgcctgagggagtccgccactggcagggaccGGTGCaacgtccgcattactgcagctgcagccccaatccgtctgtcgatctccggctcccttctcccatcactcgcgaacaagaccccgagatacttgaacttgAATGACATTACAGGCTTTATTACTGGAAAACATCCTCAAAGGAAGGGAAGCTATATTTGCATGACATTGTAAATTTTAGTGGTAAAGTTAGATAGAAATGCTTTATTGCTAAACATATATCCCAtatgaaaataacaaaatgtttattcatggggcttaaaatgttaaaataagtcAATATTCTTTTCAAATAGTATTACAAaaccattttttgtttttgttttttaagacatTGTGCTTAGTAGCAGTTTGTAAGAGCGTGACCTGCTCCTCACCCATTAGCTTGCACAGGCTCCAGCCCTGCTAATTTTTGAAGGACAGATAGATGGATacctttatggctttatatctGTTTATTTACAATGCAGAAACATTGCTCAATAGTATCCAGTCTACTCTTGATTCCAGCATTTCAAGAATTATATAGCTTGAGAAATTCATTCTCAAGTTATATAATTCAGTCAAACTGACATATTGACAGATGACTTGTTTTACATAACATTCAGGGTGGGATACAGtatctgtttattctttttaaagaaCATGAGGATTGTGACCTGTCACTCAGTTCTGAAGTGGGGAATTATCCTATTGATGATCAACACTTGGGATGAACTAAACAGGTGATTCTTTGTGTTTAGTAGAAGAGAAACATCATAAAGGTAGGTGTTTCTCCTTGTACAAATATGAAAACACTATTGACAAATGAACACACAAATAGCATTATCAGTAATATCAGGTGCACCTTTATCACTCTGTGCATTCTgacggtgggtgtggataagtGGGATTCTCTTTACACAACCGCTCATGTACACAGTGACATATGCAAAACCTGTGTTTATTCTGGATATTTAATGCAAGAGGTTGTATTTGACCAAGAACCAGTtgattttttatattattactaactacatgaacaaatttatcatagagcaacataataagaaaGATTTGTAACAGAGAACTTGGGGCAACACCACATTACGTAGTTTCACTTTGAAGTGATTAAAAGAAGGTGTTCACTGgtaatggcctgcatttgtatagcgcttttctagtccataggaccccaaagcgctttacactacattcagtcattcacacacacattcacacactggcaatggcaagctacattgtagccacagctgccctggggcacactgacagaggtgaggctgccggacacaggcgccaccgggccctctgaccaccaccagtaggcaaacatggggttagtatcttgcccaaggatatttggcatgcagccaggaggcagcctgggatcgaaccaccgaccttctgattagtggctgacctgctctgccagctgagctacagccacccctgtCAGTCTCACTGACAAATCTCTGTCACCATCTGAAaggcaggaggaaaaaataaatcaaaagtgACCCCCTCATTGTCTGTGTGAGTGATTAGACTGGAAAGCCCCTGATAAGAAATGCACAGGGTAATGTGGGAGGAAGCATGTAGTTTTAAGCTTAACAGATACTCAATATTATTTTCTCTGGCAATATTATctccacaaacaacatttttgGACATTGAATCTTTGTAAAAAGATGATGTCCTATGTTGCAAACTCTAGGACCACACAGATATTGTCctttaaaaagtttttatttcagggtaattttatcattttatcatGAGACCTTCTGGAAATATCCTGACCCATGTCTGGTTAACTACAACACCACTAATGGGATCACAATAATAATGAGTGGACTCATATGATTTAGTCCTAAATAGTATCATTAATTCTCAGAGAAGAGCTGCTTTTGTGAAAGAAACAATTTGTAAGATTTTTTAGCAGAAAACATTCAAAAGTGAACTCAGTGGGAAGATATAGTAATAGTGACAGTCTCTGTGCTGCTTTgtatatttattaaacaaaacagataaacaaaaaaattaaagttagTATGTTAACTGTCCATATGTTATTTACCACTTAGTCCCTATAGCATTCACTCTGCTCTTGATTCCAGCATTAATGAAGAAGACAAATTACAGTGTAGCTCTGCCTAGAGATCATACTTTTATTTCATACATCTTGGATTCTAACCTCTCGTAAGTCATGCTGAAGGGCAGGCAGGCAGTGAATTGAACAATAACATCTGAAACATGCGCTAAGTAACCAGGGAGAACTGGTAAGCTAGGATTCATTTTTAtctaatagcccttttccactagTGCCTACTCGGGTCAGCTTGGCACAGCTCAACTCaattcttagggttttctattAGATACCTATTAGATACCTGGTAtcaggtacttttttttttagtgtgtaCACAGCTGGGGTTCAAAGTGATTGAAGACAATCTTAAAATGTGATGTCAATGGACTGCTTGCCACCGACTGGCTATTCAGTGATGTCACTCGATAAATCATGAGATAAAAATCAGCTCTGTGTCGTTACGAATAGGGCTTAATTTTGACATCATGGTGCACAGAGCACATAAGGAGGGCAAGGACATCAGTAATGAATAGCAATGAAAGTCTGGtcaacttaaaaaataaaaaaccacatgtagaatagaatagaataatcctttaattgtcccacaaagGGAAaattggttgtaacagcagcagaagaaaagcacatatacaaacagaacacgacacaggacagaaacacacacaatttttgtcattaaaaaaacatttacatcaTGGACAATAGTATGTAGTAGTAGTAATGTAGACTAAACGCCCCACTTCTGTTTCATTTGGAGCTATCTCACAGAGAGAATAAAACTGCGTCACAGATTTGACGTCAAAGAAACACACCTGGTGTATTGCCAGGATGTTTCAGCAGATGCTATCCAGGGCCAGTGGTCGCAGACTAAAGCATTTTCTCATGCTCGGTAGATGTGACTAGAGATCCCACTGCGTTAGTCATTAGAGTTTGTAAAGATATGGTGGTCTCCAGCCAATGTGGGAATTAGAGCTGTGAGGTGATTTACTGGAGGAAATCCCTTTTAGTT
Coding sequences:
- the has1 gene encoding LOW QUALITY PROTEIN: hyaluronan synthase 1 (The sequence of the model RefSeq protein was modified relative to this genomic sequence to represent the inferred CDS: inserted 1 base in 1 codon), whose translation is MELKPLLKKLGSIIRAILTFVFALAVLGVMVWAYVQGYQLVSSMYGIISFGIYGLLLSLHVLVQSFFAFVEHQRMKSRTKPCSYTKTIGFTISAYQEDPVYLRECLNSIRALKYPPELLRIIMVIDGNSDDDQYMMDMFKEVFADQDPGYYVWNNNYHTWDPTQVQHDEENGSAMGIEGGSDYVVGEDPQRKEVERLIQTKRCVCIMQKWGGKREVMYTAFKALGSSVDYMQVCDSDTKLDPLATVELCKVLESNPKYGAVGGDVMILNLKDSYISFMSSLRYWMAFNIERSCQSFFNCVSCISGPLGLYRNDILQQFLESWYNQMFLGTHCTFGDDRHLTNRMLSMGYATKYTARSKCYTETPAQFLRWLNQQTRWTKSYFREWLYNAMWWHKHHLWMTYESIVSGIFPFFVTATIIQLFWTGTLWDILWVLCCIQLIGLVKAAYACILRRNMVMVFMSLYSALYMTSLLPAKYFAILTMNKSSWGTSGRRKMVGNYIPLLPLSVWAAILLSGLGYTIYKESKEDWSTEAKKXGN